A window of Pseudomonadota bacterium genomic DNA:
AGACTCCAATCCCCCGGTTGCGAAGACACCGGTACAAGCCGACCAAGCGCCGAGGGCTGCGATCCGTTGCGCGAGGTGCGGACGAACGAACTGGACGGTTGCGCGTGTCAGCGATTCCGGTTCCGTCCGCTGTCACCGCTGCTACGTTGACGTGCGTTCTCGAGTTGACCGGTGACTCGCGACTGGGCAGATAGTCTCCGCGAAGCCTTCGCTGAGAGTATGGACAGACTTGCCCGAATCGAACGGCGGCAAGCTCAAATGCTAGACCTGGTTGAAACGATTCGACGGGCCATGCCCGCGGTACTGCTGCCAGTCAAACAGGCTGCCGACATACTGCAGGTCAGCGAAGGCACCGTAAGGCGCTGGTTGAAGGCAGGCGACCTGCCCTACGTGAAAGTTGGGAGGGTCGTGCGCGTGGATCTCTCCCGTTTGTGTCGATCCGAGACCGGACGCATCGACCGTCCCCCTTTTTGATCCTGCCCGCAAAACTCGTAGGCGTGGGTGGCGGCTTCCCTTACGGTGGGCCTTGCCATTTTATGGCAGCCAAATAATAATGACTCTGTGGTCACGGGACGCTCACGAAGTGCGACTCGCGGTCGCGGACGTCCGCCGCTGAAGCCGAGACAGCGGAAGGACACACGCATCACGCTTCGGATGTCCCTGATGGACAGCCGGCTTCTCTCGAAGCTCTCGAAGCGCTGGGGAGTGACCTCCGTGGAGGCTCTGCGTCGCTGCCTGCGGACCGTGGCGCAGCAGGAAAAGGAGTAGGACATGCCAAGGAAGAAAAGAAGGCGACCTCACGGTCAGGGGTCGGTCTACAAGCGGGGCCCGGGCTGTTTCACGATTGCCTGGTGGGACGGTAGCCAGCGTCGCACCAAAGGAGGGTTCGCCACTCGCGACTTTGCCGAACGGGCGCTGGCTAGGATTGTGAACGAGGTGAGGGCGGGCGAGGTGGGGTTGGCGCCTGACCCACGGTCGCAGCCCAGGTTGGAGGAGCTCGCGGATCGTTGGCTTGAGCGTCGCATGCATACGCACCGAGCGGCCAAGGATGACGGGAGCAGGTGGCGGAAGCACTTGAAGCCGTTTTTTGGACGCATGAGACCTGGGGAAGTCGATGCTTCCAACATTCGCAAGTTCATCGAGCAGAAGCTACTTGAAGGTCTTTCCCCCGGCACGGTGGGCCTCTGCATTCGACTGCTATCCACGTTCTTCTCTGACATCGTGGAGCAGCGATTCGTTGGAGTGAATCCCGTGAGTACACTCCCGCGATCCACGAGGCGCCTCTATCGGGTGGCCTTAGACCCTCGCGGCGTGCCGTTCCTGGAGCGGTCCGAAGACATCCGCAGGGTGTTCCTGAACATGCCCGAACCGTGTCGGGTAGCGTTTGCCGTCGGAGCGCTGGCGGGTTTGCGAACGGGCGAGATTCTCGGATTGGAGTGGCAAGATGTCGATCTCGAGGCCCGCAGGTTACACGTGCGGCAGCAGGTGCAGGACGGGCGGCTGGGGCCGGTCAAGGATGACGACGCTCGCGTGGTGCCGATCCTCAAGTCGCTATCACCCATCCTCTCGGAGTGGAGGCTCGCCACGGGAGGCGCGGGATTGCTGTTCAAGCCGCCCCACCCGACCCGCGGCGGTCGCCCGGGTCGCCCGGCAGCCTTCATTCGTCAGCACACCTTGCGGCGACACCTCTTAGACGCACTGCGGACCTGCGAGCTTGAGGAAATGACCTGGTATCAGGCGACGCGTCACAGTTTCGCGTCGCACTGGGTGCTTTCGGGTGGATCGATCGAGAAGCTTTCCGCCGTGCTCGGGCACTCCAGTGTCACGACGACCCAGCGCTACGCCCACTTGCGGCCCGATCTCTTCATGGAGTCGGATTTCGACCGTGTGCAGGTCGACCTGGCGCGGCCCCGAGGCGACGTGGTATCGGTGTGTCCCCAGCCGGAAGACGGTGCAGTTAGCTACGCTGCTGCTACAAGGGCTTCCGGTCCCGCTCATTGACACAGCTAACTCGTTGAAATCATTCCCTGCGCCCGTAGCTCAGCTGGATAGAGCGTCGGACTTCGGATCCGAATGTCGGGGGTTCGAATCCCTCCGGGCGTGCCAACCCTGACCAGGACGCCAGGCCGCCGGAGTTGCCCTGGCGCGTAATCTGCGTCCGAACCATCGAGTCCGCGGCAAGCAACGAAAAAGGAGCTGCCTGATGCCGACGCTACCCCGAACGCCCATGAGAACGTACGCGGCCATGTTGGCCACGCTCATACTTGGAGCTGGCTGCGCCCCCCACACCAAACGTCCGGACGCGCCCGTGCATGCGAAGGCGCGTCAGGGCCTTGCTCCCGATCGAATTCGCACGTACTTCCTGGCGGCCCCGCCCGGCGTTCGCACCCGGTGGGCAAGCGCCGAGAACCCTACCGCCACAAAAGGGGCTGGTGGCAAGAGCAACAAGGGCGCCAAAGGCGATGCCTATGTGCTGATCGCGCCGGGTGAAAAGAAGGTGATCTTCAACCAGAAGGGCGCGGGCATCATCACGAAGATCTGGTCGGCCAATTCGAGCCAGTGGACGCCCATCAACCGGCGCAAGATCAAGCTCGAGATGTACTGGGACGATGCGTCGACTCCGGCGGTGTCGGTTCCCTTCTCGGACTTCTTTGGCACCGGGCTCGGCGTGATGCGCCCCTTTTCGAGCGCCCTGTTCTCATCTCCGGAAGGTCGATCCTTCAACTGCTTCGTACCAATGCCTTACCGCAAGGGAGCCCGAATCGAGATCACGAACGAGTCCGATGCCGTTCTGATGTTCTATTATAAGATCGACTTTCTTCAGGTGCCTTCCCACGCGGATGACGTACTGTATTTCCATGCCTACTGGAACCGCAATCGCAAGACGTCGCTGGGGGAGGACTTCGAAATACTGCCACGGTTGACCGGCCGGGGCCGCTACCTGGGCGCCAACATAGGTGTTATCGGCGCCGAGGCCTACCGCGGGACCTGGTTCGGAGAGGGCGAGGTCAAAATCTATCTGGACGGTGACGCCACCTATCCGACACTCGTCGGGACCGGCACGGAGGACTATATCGGTTCCGGTTGGGGTCAGGGGGAGTTCACCACCCGCATTCAAGGCTCGGTTCTGTCCGATCGCAAGAACGACCTGTATGCATTCTATCGCTATCATACCCTGGATCCCGTGTACTTTCACAAAGATGTAAGGGTGACCATTCAACAGATTGGAAACGCCCAGAAGGCCGCGCTTCTAAAAATGCGGAAACAGGGTGCGGATATCCGGATCCTATGGTCCTACGTAGCCAAGGACGGCATGCAAGCCAGCAAGCGCTGGCTCGACATGGACAATCCACCGGCCCTCGAGAGCGAGGAGTTCCCAGCAAAGGCGTCCACGAACTTCTATCGGAGCGACGACGTGTCCGCCACGGCCTATTTCTACCTCGACAGGCCCGAAAACCAGCTCCCGCCGCTAGCACCGGTCGAGCACCGCGTCGCCGATCTGCAAGAGCGGGTGTTCAAGCACGTCAAGTGACCCCCCTGAGACACCGCTTGCGTCACCATGTGCTAGTACCTCGCCACAGGAATCCTGATCGTTTGGCCCCAGCCCTGGCGCCCACTAGCACCCAAGCGGTACTGGTGCTCGCGGCCGGAAGTCCGATCCGGGTTTTGTCAAACATGGGCTAGGGAATCCTCGGCGCGGCACCTCAAGTTTCGGCTCGAGCGCGCGTACTTCAGGTCATGGGAAGTGATGGCGCGCGCGCTGGCGTGTGGGTTTTGGTGTCTCTTTGCGCGTGCGTCGGAGATAGCCGACACGGTGTAGGGACAAGTGGCTCTGGGCACCGGCAAGCCGGCGCCCACGCCGGTGGTACGGGAGCGAACCACGGGACTGCAGGTGCCCATGCGGCCGCGACCGACCCCGTCCATGCGGGGGGTACGAGCGCCCTCGACTCCGGCACCGCCGGCACTGCGCACGGGCGGATCGGAGCTGCGCACGGACGGGGCGGCAGTTCCGGTGCCGGTGAAAGCCCGGGCTCCGTCGGGCCTTTGTCTTGCAGCCTTGGCACGGCGGACTGCGATGGAAACCGCGACAACGGTTGCGAGCAGTCGCTCCAGACGCTCCAGCACTGTGGCGCCTGTGGAGTGCGTTGCCGTTTTCCTTTTGCAGGGGCGCGCTGCGTGCACGGGCAATGCGTCCCCGGCGCATGCCGCCCAAACCGCGGCGACTGCGACCTCAACCCCGGCAATGGTTGCGAGACCAACACGCTGCTATCAAGCCGGCACTGCGGCTTTTGCGGCTACGACTGCAACCTGCTGCCGGGAGCGATCCACGGCGTGTGCGAAGATGGACAGTGTGTTGTCGAGCGCTGTTTACCTGGGCTCGCTGACTGCGACGAGGAGCCCAGCAACGGTTGCGAGCAACCGCTGAACACGCCGGGCCATTGCGGCGCATGCGAACAGCCCTGCGGTGACAGCCGTACCACCGCGAGCTGCTGGACCGGCGCCTGCGCGATTCTAGCCTGTGCCCCGAA
This region includes:
- a CDS encoding helix-turn-helix domain-containing protein codes for the protein MDRLARIERRQAQMLDLVETIRRAMPAVLLPVKQAADILQVSEGTVRRWLKAGDLPYVKVGRVVRVDLSRLCRSETGRIDRPPF
- a CDS encoding site-specific integrase, with translation MRPGEVDASNIRKFIEQKLLEGLSPGTVGLCIRLLSTFFSDIVEQRFVGVNPVSTLPRSTRRLYRVALDPRGVPFLERSEDIRRVFLNMPEPCRVAFAVGALAGLRTGEILGLEWQDVDLEARRLHVRQQVQDGRLGPVKDDDARVVPILKSLSPILSEWRLATGGAGLLFKPPHPTRGGRPGRPAAFIRQHTLRRHLLDALRTCELEEMTWYQATRHSFASHWVLSGGSIEKLSAVLGHSSVTTTQRYAHLRPDLFMESDFDRVQVDLARPRGDVVSVCPQPEDGAVSYAAATRASGPAH
- a CDS encoding DUF2961 domain-containing protein, giving the protein MPTLPRTPMRTYAAMLATLILGAGCAPHTKRPDAPVHAKARQGLAPDRIRTYFLAAPPGVRTRWASAENPTATKGAGGKSNKGAKGDAYVLIAPGEKKVIFNQKGAGIITKIWSANSSQWTPINRRKIKLEMYWDDASTPAVSVPFSDFFGTGLGVMRPFSSALFSSPEGRSFNCFVPMPYRKGARIEITNESDAVLMFYYKIDFLQVPSHADDVLYFHAYWNRNRKTSLGEDFEILPRLTGRGRYLGANIGVIGAEAYRGTWFGEGEVKIYLDGDATYPTLVGTGTEDYIGSGWGQGEFTTRIQGSVLSDRKNDLYAFYRYHTLDPVYFHKDVRVTIQQIGNAQKAALLKMRKQGADIRILWSYVAKDGMQASKRWLDMDNPPALESEEFPAKASTNFYRSDDVSATAYFYLDRPENQLPPLAPVEHRVADLQERVFKHVK